A portion of the Glycine max cultivar Williams 82 chromosome 10, Glycine_max_v4.0, whole genome shotgun sequence genome contains these proteins:
- the LOC100780766 gene encoding protein DETOXIFICATION 35: MDAPLLLAKGEGAALVTENGDYVAVRELKEVKKVFWIETKRVWQIAMPIVFNIWCQFGVNSVTSMFVGHLGDIQLSAISLINSVIGTFAFGFMLGMGSATETLCGQAFGAGQVNMLGVYMQRSWVILSVTSILLLPIYIFAGPILKFLGQQEDIADLAGSFSILVIPQFLSLPFNFPTQKFLQAQSKVNIIAWIGLVALILHIGMLWLLIYVLDFGLAGAALAFDITSWGITVAQLVYVVIWCKDGWTGLSWLAFKDIWAFVRLSLASAVMLCLEVWYMMSVIVLAGNLDNALVAVDSLSICMNINGWEAMLFIGVNAAVSVRVSNELGLGHPRAAKYSVYVTVFQSLFLGIFFMAIILATRDYYAIIFTNSEVLHKAVAKLGYLLAVTMVLNSVQPVVSGVAIGGGWQALVAYINIGCYYLFGLPLGFLLGYEANLGVEGLWGGMICGIVIQTLLLLLILYKTNWKKEVEQTTERMRIWGGQDIGVDKIVAST; encoded by the exons ATGGACGCTCCCCTGCTGCTGGCCAAAGGCGAGGGGGCGGCGCTGGTGACGGAGAACGGCGACTACGTGGCGGTGAGGGAGCTGAAGGAGGTGAAGAAGGTGTTCTGGATTGAGACGAAGAGAGTGTGGCAGATTGCGATGCCCATTGTTTTCAACATATGGTGTCAGTTCGGTGTGAATTCCGTGACCAGCATGTTCGTTGGACACCTCGGCGACATTCAGCTCTCTGCTATCTCCCTCATTAACTCCGTCATTGGCACTTTTGCCTTTGGTTTCATG CTTGGGATGGGAAGTGCAACTGAGACGCTTTGTGGACAAGCTTTCGGAGCTGGGCAGGTTAATATGCTTGGTGTTTATATGCAACGCTCATGGGTGATATTATCCGTGACCAGTATTTTGCTCTTGCCAATATACATTTTTGCTGGTCCAATTTTGAAGTTTCTTGGTCAACAGGAAGATATAGCTGATCTTGCAGGGAGTTTCTCTATTTTAGTAATTCCACAATTTCTTTCACTTCCCTTCAATTTTCCAACGCAAAAGTTCCTTCAAGCTCAGAGCAAGGTTAACATTATTGCATGGATTGGGTTGGTGGCTTTAATTCTGCACATTGGGATGCTCTGGCTCTTAATTTATGTGCTAGATTTTGGCTTAGCTGGTGCAGCTTTGGCGTTTGATATCACAAGCTGGGGGATCACAGTGGCTCAACTTGTTTATGTTGTGATCTGGTGTAAGGATGGATGGACTGGATTGTCATGGCTGGCTTTTAAGGATATTTGGGCCTTTGTTAGGCTCTCTCTTGCATCAGCTGTAATGCTTTGCCTTGAAGTTTGGTATATGATGAGCGTTATAGTTCTTGCTGGCAACCTTGATAATGCATTGGTTGCTGTTGATTCCCTCTCTATATG CATGAATATCAATGGGTGGGAAGCCATGCTCTTCATTGGAGTAAATGCAGCTGTCAG tGTCAGAGTTTCCAATGAACTTGGGCTTGGACATCCAAGAGCTGCCAAGTACTCTGTCTATGTGACAGTCTTTCAGTCGCTTTTCTTGGGAATCTTTTTCATGGCTATTATTTTGGCGACTAGAGATTATTATGCCATCATTTTTACAAACAGTGAGGTTTTGCATAAGGCTGTTGCGAAACTAGGATACCTCCTTGCTGTGACAATGGTTCTAAACAGTGTTCAACCAGTGGTTTCAG GTGTTGCTATTGGAGGTGGGTGGCAAGCCCTGGTGGCCTACATCAACATAGGTTGTTATTACTTATTTGGGCTTCCACTGGGGTTCCTTCTTGGCTATGAAGCAAATTTGGGGGTTGAG GGACTTTGGGGTGGTATGATATGCGGAATTGTTATCCAGACGTTGCTGCTCTTGTTGATACTTTACAAAACCAATTGGAAGAAAGAG GTGGAACAAACAACTGAACGCATGCGGATATGGGGAGGACAAGACATTGGAGTTGATAAGATAGTGGCTTCTACATAA